In one Nocardioides luteus genomic region, the following are encoded:
- the truA gene encoding tRNA pseudouridine(38-40) synthase TruA, whose translation MRIRIDLAYDGTMFHGWATQPGLRTVQGELQAALATALRVPSTGERSQVWVTVAGRTDSGVHARGQVAHFDIDAAVLESSRGRSEQSPLDSLVRRLNGILPADLRVHRAVEAPEGFNARFSALSRRYVYRIVDDPAFVDPLLRGHVLYRTRPLDLSLMNVASADLVGLNDFASFCKPREGATTIRDLRQLTWDRRPDGIIEAKVLADAFCHSMVRSLVGCLMVIGEGRKDVAWAKESLAARSRSSSIPIAPANGLTLEEVAYPPDDMLAAQHQRTMNRREANEVDGD comes from the coding sequence GTGCGCATCAGGATCGACCTCGCCTACGACGGCACCATGTTCCACGGCTGGGCGACCCAGCCGGGGCTGCGTACGGTCCAGGGAGAGCTGCAGGCCGCGCTGGCGACCGCGTTGCGGGTGCCGTCGACGGGGGAGCGGTCCCAGGTGTGGGTCACCGTCGCCGGGCGCACCGACTCCGGCGTGCACGCCCGCGGCCAGGTGGCCCACTTCGACATCGACGCCGCCGTGCTCGAGTCCTCGCGGGGACGCTCGGAGCAGTCGCCGCTCGACTCGCTGGTGCGCCGGCTGAACGGGATCCTCCCCGCCGATCTGCGGGTCCATCGGGCCGTCGAGGCTCCGGAGGGGTTCAACGCCCGGTTCTCGGCGCTGTCGCGACGCTACGTCTACCGGATCGTCGACGACCCGGCGTTCGTCGACCCGCTGCTGCGCGGGCACGTGCTCTACCGCACCCGGCCCTTGGACCTGTCGCTGATGAACGTCGCCTCCGCCGATCTGGTCGGCCTCAACGACTTCGCGAGCTTCTGCAAGCCACGGGAGGGCGCGACCACGATCCGCGACCTTCGCCAGCTCACCTGGGACCGGCGCCCGGACGGGATCATCGAGGCGAAGGTCCTCGCCGATGCCTTCTGCCATTCGATGGTGCGCTCGCTGGTCGGGTGCCTGATGGTGATCGGGGAGGGCCGCAAGGACGTTGCCTGGGCCAAGGAGTCGCTGGCCGCGCGCTCGCGCTCCTCGTCCATCCCGATCGCTCCGGCCAACGGGCTGACCCTCGAGGAGGTCGCCTATCCGCCGGACGACATGCTGGCGGCCCAGCACCAGCGCACCATGAACCGCAGAGAGGCGAACGAGGTTGACGGGGACTGA
- a CDS encoding class I SAM-dependent methyltransferase, which produces MTGTDDEHYFSADPSVPFERIPVSATVWDMDLSLVSGSGVFAKGRLDVGTAVLFRETDPPEGGRILDLGCGYGIIGLACALAAPSAQVTGVDVNERAVLLANENAAKLGLGDRYRAAVPAEIDPGTTYDEIWSNPPIRIGKQALHGLLLTWLPRLAPDGRAVMVVGKNLGGDSLQRWLGEQGFPTERIGSAKGFRVLETRRA; this is translated from the coding sequence TTGACGGGGACTGACGACGAGCACTACTTCTCCGCCGACCCGTCGGTGCCCTTCGAGCGGATCCCGGTCTCGGCGACCGTGTGGGACATGGACCTCTCCCTGGTCTCGGGATCGGGCGTCTTCGCCAAGGGGCGCCTCGACGTCGGCACCGCGGTGCTGTTCCGGGAGACCGACCCGCCCGAGGGCGGCCGCATCCTCGACCTGGGCTGCGGCTACGGGATCATCGGCCTCGCCTGCGCGCTAGCCGCACCCTCCGCCCAGGTCACCGGCGTCGACGTCAACGAGCGCGCCGTCCTGCTCGCGAACGAGAACGCCGCGAAGCTCGGACTCGGTGACCGGTACCGCGCCGCGGTCCCGGCCGAGATCGATCCGGGGACGACGTACGACGAGATCTGGAGCAACCCGCCGATCCGGATCGGCAAGCAGGCCCTCCACGGGCTGCTCCTGACCTGGCTGCCCCGTCTCGCGCCTGACGGCCGCGCGGTCATGGTCGTCGGCAAGAACCTCGGCGGCGACTCCCTCCAGCGCTGGCTCGGCGAGCAGGGGTTCCCGACCGAGCGGATCGGCAGCGCGAAGGGCTTCCGCGTCCTGGAGACGCGCCGCGCCTGA